Proteins encoded together in one Deinococcus irradiatisoli window:
- the ispH gene encoding 4-hydroxy-3-methylbut-2-enyl diphosphate reductase, translating to MADQIREHSGVGAGHAGVEQLILAKPRGFCAGVVMAIGAVEKAAQSETKPLTVYHSIVHNHTVVERLEGQHGVHFVEDLSTLEALPHGSETIVFSAHGVSPQVRQRARELGLSTIDATCPLVTKVHTEAKKYAREGYTILLIGDSARHQEVIGTLGEAPDATLIVGVLGKTGEGLLDPHTVEVPNPDKLVVLTQTTLSVDDTRRTVEILKARFPALLIPPSEDLCYATKNRQDEVKRIAPIVDAFVVLTSTHSSNGMRLLELAQSLCPRSHRLETADDVRALDLRGVRRLGISSAASTPDDLVQALVGYFRALNPALEVTEQGEWENILFREPKKLGPQGEVIRS from the coding sequence ATGGCCGATCAGATCCGGGAACACAGCGGCGTGGGTGCGGGACATGCCGGCGTCGAGCAGCTTATCCTCGCCAAGCCGAGGGGCTTTTGCGCCGGCGTGGTGATGGCCATCGGCGCCGTGGAGAAAGCCGCCCAGAGCGAAACCAAGCCGCTGACGGTCTACCACAGCATCGTGCACAACCACACTGTCGTGGAGCGGCTGGAGGGCCAGCACGGCGTGCATTTCGTCGAGGACCTCAGCACCCTGGAGGCCCTGCCTCACGGCAGCGAGACCATCGTGTTCTCGGCACACGGCGTGTCGCCGCAGGTCCGGCAGCGGGCGCGCGAACTGGGGCTGTCCACCATCGACGCGACCTGTCCGCTGGTGACCAAGGTGCATACCGAGGCCAAGAAATACGCCCGCGAGGGTTACACCATCCTGCTGATCGGCGACAGCGCCCGGCACCAGGAAGTTATCGGCACGCTGGGCGAAGCGCCGGATGCCACCCTGATCGTGGGGGTGCTGGGCAAGACCGGCGAAGGGCTGCTCGATCCGCACACCGTGGAAGTGCCCAACCCCGACAAGCTGGTGGTGCTGACCCAGACGACACTCAGCGTGGACGACACCCGGCGCACGGTGGAGATTCTCAAGGCCCGCTTTCCGGCGCTGCTGATTCCGCCGAGCGAGGACTTGTGCTACGCCACCAAGAACCGTCAGGACGAGGTCAAGCGCATCGCGCCCATAGTGGACGCTTTCGTGGTGCTGACCAGCACCCACAGCAGCAATGGCATGCGGCTGCTCGAACTGGCACAGAGCCTGTGCCCGAGAAGTCACCGCCTGGAAACCGCCGACGACGTGCGCGCCCTCGATCTTCGTGGGGTGCGGCGTCTAGGGATCAGCAGCGCGGCCAGCACGCCTGACGATCTGGTACAGGCACTGGTCGGATATTTCCGGGCGCTCAACCCGGCGTTGGAAGTCACCGAGCAGGGCGAGTGGGAAAACATCCTCTTCCGCGAGCCGAAGAAGTTGGGGCCGCAGGGCGAAGTGATCCGCTCTTGA
- a CDS encoding DUF4304 domain-containing protein, translating to MHATSDGFVWVLNVQRSHDGIHFYVNLGAHPLRLLQDSSSVSSLKEGECAFRTRVGER from the coding sequence ATGCACGCAACAAGCGATGGGTTTGTCTGGGTCTTAAACGTACAGCGAAGCCACGATGGCATCCATTTCTACGTCAATCTGGGTGCCCATCCACTCCGCCTGCTCCAGGACAGTTCATCCGTGTCGTCGTTGAAGGAGGGGGAGTGTGCATTTCGCACCCGTGTTGGTGAACGTTAG
- a CDS encoding IS701 family transposase, protein MTTPRNWQRAFGGFLSAYLDLLDNGKQRACLPRYVRGLLAPLERKSIQPMAEHVCIPYQRLHHFLNVSAWDTGAFEVLLRQQAQQLCGGKNAVLVIDDTALPKSGEASVGVTHQYCGALGKIANCQSLITLTLSDGRLFAPLGMRLFLPTSWTQDPERCGQAGVPAERQQYKSKSEIALEELDRVREAGVTFKVVLADAGYGIGKAFRQGLTQRGLTWAVGIVGIQKVFSLQVTLTDPPQQTGGRPGKHALTSETAQAVKDVLHGFPPYRWHTVKGGKTSRWVAMRVRIADGVPNKRGLHLPGEEVWIIGEKRRGGVVKYYATNHPAGTPLTHLVRDIKARWACEILHLQCKEELGLDHFEGRSLQGLEHHVVLVLLTLLFLQTLRSPRGERSQQDVTVPQARRAASHALETLLPARCPHCGEHIRCPPRSSVNLPNAA, encoded by the coding sequence ATGACGACCCCACGGAATTGGCAGCGGGCGTTTGGTGGATTCCTGTCGGCATACCTAGACCTGCTCGACAACGGCAAGCAGCGCGCCTGTCTGCCCCGCTATGTCCGCGGTTTGTTGGCGCCGTTGGAACGCAAGAGTATTCAGCCCATGGCTGAACACGTTTGCATACCGTATCAGCGATTGCACCATTTCCTGAATGTCAGTGCGTGGGATACAGGGGCATTCGAAGTTCTGTTGAGGCAGCAGGCACAGCAACTGTGTGGCGGCAAGAACGCGGTCCTGGTCATTGACGACACCGCATTGCCCAAGAGCGGGGAGGCCAGTGTCGGCGTGACTCATCAGTACTGTGGCGCTCTGGGCAAAATCGCCAATTGCCAATCCCTCATCACCCTGACCTTGTCCGATGGCCGTCTCTTTGCACCACTGGGCATGCGGCTCTTCCTTCCCACCTCATGGACCCAAGATCCAGAACGTTGTGGGCAAGCTGGCGTTCCTGCGGAACGCCAGCAGTACAAGTCCAAAAGCGAGATTGCCCTGGAAGAGCTGGACCGAGTACGCGAAGCCGGCGTGACTTTCAAAGTTGTGCTGGCCGATGCTGGGTACGGCATCGGCAAAGCGTTTCGCCAAGGGTTGACGCAGCGGGGCTTGACCTGGGCGGTGGGCATTGTGGGCATCCAGAAGGTCTTCAGCCTGCAGGTGACACTCACCGATCCCCCGCAGCAGACGGGAGGCCGACCCGGAAAACATGCCCTCACCAGTGAGACGGCACAGGCTGTCAAAGATGTGCTGCACGGCTTCCCGCCGTACCGCTGGCATACGGTCAAAGGGGGTAAGACCTCGCGCTGGGTGGCGATGCGCGTGCGCATCGCCGATGGCGTGCCGAACAAACGAGGTCTGCATCTCCCTGGTGAGGAGGTGTGGATTATTGGGGAGAAACGCCGTGGTGGTGTCGTCAAGTATTACGCCACCAACCACCCAGCTGGCACACCACTCACGCACCTCGTCCGTGACATCAAAGCCCGCTGGGCGTGCGAGATCCTCCATCTGCAATGTAAGGAAGAACTCGGGCTCGACCACTTTGAGGGACGCTCACTTCAGGGTCTGGAACATCATGTCGTCCTGGTTCTGCTGACCTTGTTATTTCTTCAGACCCTTCGTTCTCCTCGAGGAGAACGTTCCCAGCAGGATGTCACCGTGCCACAAGCAAGAAGAGCTGCAAGCCACGCTCTCGAGACTCTCCTCCCTGCTCGATGTCCACATTGCGGCGAACACATCAGATGCCCACCGCGCTCTTCAGTCAACCTTCCAAACGCTGCCTGA